A DNA window from Setaria viridis chromosome 2, Setaria_viridis_v4.0, whole genome shotgun sequence contains the following coding sequences:
- the LOC117842478 gene encoding 2-hydroxyisoflavanone dehydratase has translation MDSGGGEVVYSCAYFRLYKDGHVDRGGVADTAPAGFDAETGVTSKDVAIDAATGVAARLYLPPAVQPATATAAAAAKLPVLVFFHGGYFVVGSPYHPLFHRYVNSLAAAARVVAVSVRYRLAPEHRLPAAYDDSWAALSWVASGADPWLADHGDLGRIFLSGVSAGANIAHNMAIAAGVSGLRAGTGTPARIEGVILLHPSFASEQKMEGEDEEFWQSNKDRWAVIFPGADGGLDDPSINPMAAGAPSLAKLAGERLLVSTASEDPRAPRGRAYCDAVRDSGWRGELECFESQGGHGFFVPDHGSREAAKLMDRVVDFLGH, from the coding sequence AtggactccggcggcggcgaggttgtcTACAGCTGCGCGTACTTCCGGCTGTACAAGGACGGCCACGTCGACCGCGGTGGCGTCGCGGACACGGCGCCCGCCGGCTTCGACGCCGAGACCGGCGTCACCTCCAAGGACGTCGCTATCGACGCGGCCACCGGCGTCGCCGCGAGGCTCTACCTCCCCCCAGCCGTCcagccggccacggccacggcggcggcggcggcgaagctccCGGTCCTCGTCTTCTTCCACGGCGGCTACTTTGTCGTCGGCTCGCCCTACCACCCGCTGTTCCACCGCTACGTCAAttctctcgccgccgccgcccgcgtcgtCGCCGTCTCCGTCCGCTACCGCCTCGCGCCGGAGCACCGGCTCCCGGCGGCCTACGACGACTCCTGGGCCGCGCTCAGCTGGGTGGCGTCCGGCGCCGACCCGTGGCTGGCGGACCACGGCGACCTCGGCCGGATCTTCCTGTCCGGAGTCAGCGCCGGCGCGAACATCGCCCATAACATGGCCATCGCCGCGGGCGTCAGCGGCCTGCGCGCCGGAACGGGAACACCGGCGCGCATCGAAGGCGTGATCCTGCTCCACCCTTCCTTCGCTAGTGAACAAAAGATGGAAGGAGAGGACGAGGAGTTCTGGCAGTCTAACAAGGACAGGTGGGCGGTCATCTTCCCCGGCGCGGACGGCGGGCTCGACGACCCCAGCATAAACCCGatggcggccggcgcgccgagCCTGGCGAAGCTGGCTGGCGAGAGGCTGCTGGTCTCCACGGCGTCGGAGGACCCGAGGGCGCCGAGGGGGCGGGCGTACTGCGACGCCGTTCGGGACAGCGGGTGGCGCGGGGAGCTCGAGTGCTTCGAGTCCCAAGGCGGGCACGGCTTCTTCgtccccgaccacggcagccgCGAGGCGGCTAAGCTGATGGATCGAGTGGTTGATTTCCTTGGCCACTGA